A window of Mesotoga infera genomic DNA:
TAGACTTCCAGCAATCGCGCGGGAGCTAATGAAGCTAAGATTGGACGTATTTTTCTTCATTGTAGGAGACGGTCCTTTATTGAAAACGCTAGGAGAGAAAATGCCCAGGGACATTTCGCACTTCGCCGGAAGATTAGAATATGGTCTCATGCCAACGGCTATGAATTCAATCGATGTCCTTGTTGTGCCTAGCAGGCGGGAAGGTTTTGGAACGGTTATTCTGGAAGCAAGAGCGTGTGGAGCTAGAGTAGTGGGAACCAATGTGGGCGGAATCCCGGAAGCCATTGGAGACGAGCGACTTCCTTCAAGTGACAGTGAAAATCTCTCAGAGGAGCTAGCTCAAAGAATCTCATGGATTATTTCGGATGAGCTCGAGTTAGAAACTGCGAGTTATTGTTTGTCCTCAAATGATTGGCAGGAAATAGCTAGAAGAGAGCGAGACATTTACGAAGAAATCATAAGTGAGACATATAAGTCTTACCGGTAGACTCAGACCGAATCTTTGTCTATTAGGAATTGTTCTGTAGTACGTATGGACATCTAATTCCTCATCGGCGATTATGGGAGGAGAATTCGGAGATGAACAACAGATTGTCAACTTCAGCAACTGCTCAAGAAGGTTTGGCAGTTACAGTGGTGGTACCCGCATACAATGCTGAGAGATATATTGAAAGGACGCTTAAGACTATCATAGCACAGCAAGGCGTCAACTTCGAATTGATAGTCGTCAACGACGGATCAACAGATAGCACAGAAGATGTTGCCAGTTCAGTCCTGGGTTTGTCTCAAAACTCAGCCACTTTTTCAAGGATCATAAGAATAGAGAACTCCGGTGTTAGTTCGGCAAGAAACACGGGTCTGATTTCCGCTAGAGGAGAGTATATGATATTCTTCGACTCAGATGATCTAATGTCAGAGGATTGCCTAAGTAGTGTATATAGGAAGGCATGTGAGACACAGGCTGATGTTTTGGCTTTTGGGTTTGACGTCGTTGACTGGAGTGGCAGAATAGTCCGTAGATTCGAGGACAGATACGAGTATTTATCTAAACCTACAGATGGGAAGACAGTCCTTCTTCTTATGATGAAAAACAAAACATGGTTATGGACAGGAAGCGTCTTATACAAGAAGTCTTTTTTGGAAGAACACACGTTAAAGTACCAAACGGGAGCTACAAACGGAGAAGATGTCGAATTCACGATGAAGGCATTGTTCTGTGCACGTAGAGTTGTCTTTCTAGAGAAATCCCTTGTTCAATACATTGTTAGAGGTGATTCAGCTTCAAAGGCAAGTGACTACAGGCACTTTCATTCGATTGGGTCGATGAAAAGGCTTAGGAAATTTTTGGATGTCGGAGGAGCATCAAACGAAATTATTGAAATAATGGACAGTGATATTGTTCCAAGAACATATTTTGGAGCAATCGGGAACCTTGCTCTTGGAGGGTTTCGAACGAAGGATATTATTGAATTGATAAATCATCCTGAAATACTGAAGCAAATAAAAGAATTCGAACCATTGACCAAAAAGGACAGGATGTTGAAATCGCTGTTGGTGTATTTCCCAAGAATGTATGTTAGTTATTTGCGACTGAGAGGGATGTCTTTTAGAAATCGACGGAATTACACGAAGACGGCGATTCATAATTGAAACGATTGTTTCAGATTGAGGCAAATGCAGCCAATCTGCAAGTAAGGAGGCAATTTATCAATTATGTAACACCCAAGCTTTCTATTAGGCTGAAATACTTACTTTATGATGTAACGAATGACATAGCTGATGTCACAGGATTTCCCAAATGACTAGACTGTCAAATCGATAAGGACTTCTTTCTTCCTACACCCTACAAAACAAATCCCAATGAAAGCATTTTTTCGGACTCAAGAAGATTTCTTGTATCGAGAATTACATTGCCTTTCATTAGTTTCCTTACCAACTCTAGATCTAGCCCTCTGTATTGATTCCACTCTGTTAGTATTATTATTGCATCGCTGTTATTGATAGCCTTGTACTCGCTGTCTACATATTCTATGCTCTGTCCGAATATTGCCTTTGCGTTCCCCATTGCCTGAGGATCATGAGCTATTACATTGGCTCTTCTCTTAAGCAGTTCGTTGATTACTACAATAGAAGGTGATTCTCTCATATCATCGGTCTCAGCTTTGAAAGCAAGACCAAGCACCCCTATTCTTTTTCCTCCAAGATCTCCTTCCAATAACCTCTCAAGCTTGTTGACCATTCTTGTTTTCTGCTTCTCGTTGGAGGAGATAACTTCTTTTACGAGCGGCATATCAACATTACATTTGTTTCCGATGTCGACAAGGGCTTTTGTGTCTTTAGGAAAGCAACTTCCCCCATATCCGGGACCCGGATGAAGGAACTTTGGACTAATTCTTCCGTCCATACCCATTCCCTTTGCTACCTTGTGCACATCTGCTCCTACAGCTTCACAGAGGTTGGCTATCTGGTTTATGAATGTGATTTTCGTTGCGAGAAACGCATTGCTAGCGTATTTAATCAGTTCAGCAGTCTCAAAGTTGCAAAACAGAAACGGCGTCTCTATAAGACAGAGCTGTTTGTAAATGTCATGAATAATCGTTTTGGCTTTCTCTGATTCATAACCGATAACGACCCTATCCGGATGAAATACGTCGTGAACTGCTCTTCCCTCTCTCAGAAACTCAGGATTTGAGACCACATCAAACGTATCTTTTCCAGATTTCTCGCCAATCTGTTGCTTGATCCATCTGTTTGTTCCTACTGGCACAGTGCTCTTGGTGATTATCACCTTGTATCCATTCAAATTCCTGGCAACAGATTCGACAACCGTTTCGACATTTGAGAGATCGGCTTCTCCATCTTCCTTCGAGGGAGTCCCTACTCCTATGAACACGACTTCGTTCTCTCTTATTGCTTTATCAATATTCGTTGTGAAAAAGAGCCTGCCTTCTCTGAGGTTCTTTCCTACAAGCTCCTTCAAACCAGGTTCGTAAATAGAAACCTCCCCACTCTTGAGAAGGTGATCTGAAGAAATCACATGAACTTCAAGATCTTCACAAAGCCTAAGAGATTGAATGACTGAAAGTAAACACATCTCATGACC
This region includes:
- a CDS encoding glycosyltransferase family 2 protein; protein product: MNNRLSTSATAQEGLAVTVVVPAYNAERYIERTLKTIIAQQGVNFELIVVNDGSTDSTEDVASSVLGLSQNSATFSRIIRIENSGVSSARNTGLISARGEYMIFFDSDDLMSEDCLSSVYRKACETQADVLAFGFDVVDWSGRIVRRFEDRYEYLSKPTDGKTVLLLMMKNKTWLWTGSVLYKKSFLEEHTLKYQTGATNGEDVEFTMKALFCARRVVFLEKSLVQYIVRGDSASKASDYRHFHSIGSMKRLRKFLDVGGASNEIIEIMDSDIVPRTYFGAIGNLALGGFRTKDIIELINHPEILKQIKEFEPLTKKDRMLKSLLVYFPRMYVSYLRLRGMSFRNRRNYTKTAIHN
- a CDS encoding UDP-glucose/GDP-mannose dehydrogenase family protein; amino-acid sequence: GHEMCLLSVIQSLRLCEDLEVHVISSDHLLKSGEVSIYEPGLKELVGKNLREGRLFFTTNIDKAIRENEVVFIGVGTPSKEDGEADLSNVETVVESVARNLNGYKVIITKSTVPVGTNRWIKQQIGEKSGKDTFDVVSNPEFLREGRAVHDVFHPDRVVIGYESEKAKTIIHDIYKQLCLIETPFLFCNFETAELIKYASNAFLATKITFINQIANLCEAVGADVHKVAKGMGMDGRISPKFLHPGPGYGGSCFPKDTKALVDIGNKCNVDMPLVKEVISSNEKQKTRMVNKLERLLEGDLGGKRIGVLGLAFKAETDDMRESPSIVVINELLKRRANVIAHDPQAMGNAKAIFGQSIEYVDSEYKAINNSDAIIILTEWNQYRGLDLELVRKLMKGNVILDTRNLLESEKMLSLGFVL